The following coding sequences lie in one Silene latifolia isolate original U9 population chromosome 5, ASM4854445v1, whole genome shotgun sequence genomic window:
- the LOC141655124 gene encoding uncharacterized protein LOC141655124 translates to MFVTLLLFCEITDPKQLWLAHWKDLSDDILPRDQRRLGYRDVKLNDEQIQNYALLELEIILNRSSRSLKQYADFPTPDKSLIKYCGNRLLLEEQNYNAEEMAVQVEQLETGLNADQIKVYDSVLDAVHQKTGGLFFVYGSGGTCKTYLWGALISRIRSEGRIVLAVASSRIAALLLISGRTAHSRFVIPIKLTDTTSCRIEQGTDLTHLIREASLIIRDEAPMVHRYAFEGVDRAFRDIMQLDDPEAKEKIFGGKTAVLGGDFRQILPIIPGKGRADIMDASISKSAQIWPHCVVLKLQKNIRLIKDKEKNDVKELEDFAKWLLDIGDGNIPANAKERGGRENMDWNTERSVTTDFK, encoded by the coding sequence ATGTTTGTAACTTTGCTATTATTCTGTGAGATCACAGACCCAAAGCAGTTATGGCTTGCACATTGGAAAGATTTGTCAGACGACATTCTACCTAGAGATCAAAGGCGTCTCGGGTACAGAGACGTGAAACTAAATGATGAACAAATCCAAAACTACGCTCTGTTGGAACTTGAAATCATTCTCAATAGAAGTAGCCGTAGCTTAAAACAATATGCAGATTTTCCAACCCCGGATAAATCCTTGATAAAGTATTGTGGGAATAGGCTACTACTAGAGGAACAAAATTATAATGCTGAGGAAATGGCAGTTCAAGTTGAACAACTTGAAACTGGGTTGAATGCTGACCAAATAAAAGTGTACGACAGTGTCTTAGATGCAGTTCACCAAAAGACTGGTGGCCTATTCTTCGTGTATGGAAGCGGAGGTACATGCAAGACATACCTTTGGGGAGCACTCATATCCAGGATACGATCTGAAGGACGTATTGTTCTTGCAGTAGCCTCCTCTAGAATTGCTGCATTACTGTTAATATCCGGTAGGACAGCCCACTCTAGGTTCGTGATACCAATAAAGTTAACCGACACAACAAGTTGCAGAATAGAACAAGGAACAGACCTCACACACTTGATTAGAGAAGCTTCACTAATTATAAGGGACGAGGCACCAATGGTACACCGTTATGCCTTTGAGGGCGTTGACAGAGCCTTTCGTGATATCATGCAACTAGACGACCCCGAGGCAAAGGAAAAAATCTTTGGAGGTAAAACCGCTGTGCTAGGTGGAGATTTTAGACAAATACTCCCAATCATTCCAGGCAAGGGACGGGCAGACATCATGGATGCCTCAATAAGCAAATCAGCACAGATATGGCCCCACTGTGTAGTCCTTAAGCTGCAAAagaatataagacttataaaagACAAAGAAAAAAATGACGTCAAAGAATTGGAAGATTTTGCAAAATGGCTTCTAGATATTGGTGACGGTAATATCCCCGCAAATGCAAAGGAAAGGGGAGGACGAGAAAACATGGATTGGAATACCGAGAGATCTGTTACTACCGACTTCAAATGA
- the LOC141655123 gene encoding uncharacterized protein LOC141655123: MGVLQEFQKRGLPHAHICLFLRPESKQTDPSDIDKIIGAELPDKGEDPTRYEAVVQFMLHGPCGEANTSCPCMIAGKCSKKDGRETEKNRHTLNNRSVVPRNLDLLVKYQAHFNVEWCNKHRSVKYLFKYMSKGPDMAHASVQEVRVNDGNVNAQPVDEIETFLKCEICLKDQACWRMFAFEIQYKQPPVQRLTYHLESEQDVFFEDSKAPDDVLNRVGDARTTLTEWMTTNQKHEDACKLTYAEFLTKWVWDNNGKEWTRRQKGFKIGRIYFVNPNSGEPYYLRLLLNIVKGEKCFSDLRTVDKVVHPTYKSACNALGLLDGDDEWHVALNETVS; encoded by the exons atgggggtgttacaggagtTCCAGAAGAGAGGGTTGCCGCATGCACACATATGCTTATTTTTGAGACCTGAAAGTAAGCAAACTGACCCATCGGATATTGATAAAATCATTGGTGCCGAATTACCGGACAAAGGTGAAGATCCAACCAGATATGAGGCAGTGGTGCAATTCATGCTGCACGGCCCTTGTGGAGAAGCTAACACGAGTTGCCCATGTATGATTGCTGGAAAGTGCTCAAA AAAAGATGGCAGAGAAACAGAGAAGAATAGGCATACGCTTAATAACAGATCAGTGGTCCCTCGCAACCTTGATCTATTAGTGAAATACCAAGCACACTTCAACGTGGAATGGTGTAACAAACACAGGTCCGTCAAATATCTATTCAAGTATATGTCTAAAGGACCGGACATGGCCCATGCAAGTGTACAAGAAGTCCGTGTAAATGATGGAAATGTGAATGCACAGCCAGTGGATGAAATTGAAACATTCCTTAAATGCGAGATATGTCTCAAAGATCAAGCGTGTTGGCGGATGTTTGCATTTGAAATCCAATATAAGCAGCCACCTGTCCAACGCTTGACGTATCACCTAGAATCCGAGCAAGATGTCTTCTTTGAGGACTCAAAGGCGCCCGATGACGTCCTAAACAGGGTGGGAGATGCAAGAACCACCCTTACCGAGTGGATGACTACTAACCAAAAACACGAGGATGCATGCAAGTTGACATACGCTGAATTCCTGACCAAATGGGTTTGGGACAATAACGGAAAAGAATGGACAAGACGGCAGAAGGGATTCAAAATCGGGAGGATATATTTTGTTAATCCAAATTCCGGAGAGCCGTATTACTTACGGCTACTACTGAACATCGTGAAGGGGGAAAAATGCTTTTCAGATCTTCGCACTGTTGATAAAGTCGTTCACCCTACATACAAATCAGCTTGCAATGCTCTTGGCCTATTAGACGGAGATGATGAATGGCATGTTGCCTTAAATGAAACAGTGAGCTAG